A stretch of DNA from Actinomycetota bacterium:
TGAATCTGCTCTATGACGATGCCCGTGCCGGCGTCGACCATCGTGAAGTCTGGGAAACGGTCCTCCACCCCGTCGGCGATCCCGTAGATCTCGACGGGGGACGCGCGGTCGACTACGACGATCGAGACTTCCGGCCCGACGCTCCCGAAGGGGCGACCTACACACTCCCCGACGCCCCGATCGGCACGGCGACGTTCTTCAGGAAGCTCGGAACCGACCTGAGGACGTGGCTCGTGGCGAACCAGCATGTCGAGGTCTTCAAGAACCCCGTGTTGAAGCTCTACGCACGCATCGGCGAGAGCCGGGACGATTTCGAGCGCCGCTGCGAGGCTGCCGCCGTGGATGGTGCCGACATCGACATCGCGAAACTGAAGGACCGCTACAAGGTCAAGATCGATCGGGTACGAGACCAGCTCGCCACCGCCGATCGCCGGATCCGCGAGCTCGAGGCGGACACACAGGCCCTACGCGAGCAGGAGCTCATTGCCGGTGCAGGCGAGCTGCTATCGGTCTTTCTGGGCGGCAAGCGCGGATCACGAAGCCTCTCGGGAGTGGCTTCCCGCAGATCGCAGACGGTTCGAAAGAAAGAGCGCCTGCGCAGCGCGCAAGAGCGGTACTCGGACAAGGCGGCGGCGCTGGACGACCTGGAAGCCGAACTGGCCGAAGATGTCACCGAGATCATGGACAGGTGGAACGCTGCCGCCACGTCGATCGAGACCCTCACGATCGGTCTGGAGAAGACCGATGTCGCCGTCGACGAGATTGCGCTGGTGTGGATACCCGTTGCATGATTCTCTCGAGTGACGCCGACAGCCGGGACGCCGATCGGGCGTAGCGGCTCTTTCCTTCAGCTGTCTGATCCGAGGAGCGCCCACAGCACGTCGCGGATGCTCAGAATCCCGAGCAGTTCGCCGTCTTCCATCACGGGCAGATGACGGTATCCGGTCTCGAGCAGCCATCGGCCCGCCTCTGCGACCGAGACCTCGGGTGTGAACACATCCGGGTCGGTCGTCATCCAATCCTCGACGAGTTCCAGCGCCGGGTCTATGCCTTCGGCGGCGGCCCGCACGATATCGCGCTCTGTGATGATGCCGGCAAGCCGCCGTCCGTGTATGACACCGATCGAGCCGACGCGTGCAGCCAGCATCGCGGCCGACACGTCCTGCAGAGTGGTCTCGGGGCCGCAGACCTCTGCTCGACCACCGACCATCGCCCTCAGCTTCAACCGACACCTCCTGCTGCAGCAAGCGTAGCGGGAATGTGCAACGTGAGAATCTGGATCCGCGCCCTTCAGTCCTGCAATGCGGCCCGAAACCAGGGCAGTGTCCGCTCCAAACCTTCCTGAAGCGTGATTGTCGGTATCCAACCCAGCTCCCGTGTCGCGAGATCGATCTGCGGACACCGAACGCCCGGATCGTCCTCCGGACGTGGTTGCAGGACGATACCGGGGTGCCGGCCGACGACGCTCTGGATCCTCTCGGCGAGGTCGAGCATCGTCACCTCCTCCGGCATTCCCAAGTTCACGGGCCCGATGACGTCCGCCAAGAGCAGCCTCATGATGCCCTCGATGAGATCGTCCACGTGGCAAAGTGATCGCGTCTGCATCCCGTCGCCGTGGACCGGGAGCTTCTCATCGCGCAGGGCGGCGGCAAAGAATGCCGGCACGGCTCGCCCGTCGGCCAGACGCAT
This window harbors:
- a CDS encoding CBS domain-containing protein produces the protein MKLRAMVGGRAEVCGPETTLQDVSAAMLAARVGSIGVIHGRRLAGIITERDIVRAAAEGIDPALELVEDWMTTDPDVFTPEVSVAEAGRWLLETGYRHLPVMEDGELLGILSIRDVLWALLGSDS